A window of Methanocaldococcus vulcanius M7 genomic DNA:
ATAATCAATAATATGTTTAGATTGTTAGCGACTCAGTTTTTATGTCATTATTATTCCAAATTTGACAGATGATTTGATTCATTTCTTGAAGATAAGAATATATTCATAGTAGCCGATACGGTTGCTGATAGAAATTTCACAGTTGCTCTTTAGTATAGAAAGCTTTATATATTTCCGCAATTATATTATATGTCATAAAAATATGAGATGTCATTTTGGTGATACAATGGTGAGAGTAAAAAAGAAGGCATGGAGAAAACCAAGAGATGTGGTTATAGGCTTTGTTGCGGTTTGTAAGGCAAACGGTAATACTGTAATTCCTAAACCAACTTTACCTCCTGATTATGTCGGCAAAAAAGTTATAATCATTCCGATTGAAGATGAAGATGAAGAGTTTGATGTGGTTGATGATAATTGAAACTAAGAAAGTTGAAAAATCTAAATATCCAGCTCGAAATGTCGAAAGTTCTTATGGGGTTGTTAGTGTCCCTATTTATGGGGATAGGTACGTTATCCCCGCTTCTAACTTGGAGTTTGGGTGATTCTCATGAGGTATAAGTCAGAGGTTGATGCTTTGGCAGAGCATGTTGAAGAGGTTATTGAGATTTTAATATCTCATATGGATGAAGAGGATTTGATTAATTTGCATGCTATAGGCGTAGGGATATGTCAAAGAGTTGCTGAAGAGTTTAAAGAAAGATTAAAGTTGAGGGAGATTTTATGAGGAGGGCAACATTCTATTTATGTAGGAATATTGATGGTAGGAAACTTAGGTATCTTTTGCATAGGTTGGAAAACGTGGAAAATATAGATATTGAGACATTAAGAAGAGCAATTGAGGCGGAGAAGAAATACAAAAGAGCAATAACGCTCACAGAGGAAGAGGAGGCAATTATACAGAAGTTAGGTAAGAGTGCAAATTTACTTTTGAATTGTGAGTTGGTGAAGTTGGATGAGGGAGAAAGAGCTTAAAAATCTCTTACTTTTAAAACCTAAGAGGGAAGAGATTAAAGAGACGGATGATATTAAAAAATGGCTTGATAAGTTTAAAGAAGAGCGTTTATTTGATGGTAGGAAGGAAAGCACTATAAAAAATGATTTAACACGGTTGAAAGTTTTCTTGGACTTTTGTTATAATAGGTTAGGAAAAAGCCCTGATGAAATGGAGACATCTGATTTCGTTAAGTTCTTTAACTACTTAGAGAAAGAGAGGAAGTTATCTAAAAATACTCAGAAGAGGTATTATGACTTATTGAAAGTGTTTTATAAGTTGATGAGGTTAAAGAACTTTAATGAGTTTGCTGAGGAGAGTAAGGAAAGAAAACGGTTTGCTTGCATAGAAATAAGACATTATGATGCTGTTGATGCTGAGATTTTGAATGAGATTTTGAGGAAGATTGTTGAGAGTAATAGCAGAACAAGGATGAGAGATGCATTGATTGTAAGATTGCTATGGGATACTGGAGCGAGAGTATCTGAAATATTAAATCTAAGATACAAGGATGTTGATTTCAATGAAGGAATAATTAGAATCACTAATACAAAAAATAGGGAAGAGAGAAAGGTGGTCTGTGCATCTGAAACCTTAGAGCTGTTAAGGCATTATTGCCAGTTCAACATAAGGCAAGGACCGGAGGATTACCTATTCCAAAATAATAGGGGAGGGAGGGTTAGAAAGGATTGGATTAGTGAGGTTTTTAGAAAAGCAGTTGATGAGCTTAAAAAGGAGGGTAAGATTCCGCCAAATAAGAGGATTGTTATTCATTCTTTGAGGCATGGTAGGGCTGTTGATTTACTTGAAAAAGGATTACCTCTTGATGTTGTTAAAGAATATCTTGGCCATAGGAGTTTGGAGGTTACTTTGTTTTATTCTCATTCTAAGGAGAGAACTGAGAAGTTATTAAAAATTATTAGGAAGTTGTAGTCCTGTTTGGTGGTAATCTGTAAGGTCTTTGGTGTTGTGTCGGATTATTACGGTAGGGTAGTGAGGTGTTGATGGAACATTTTTGAGGTGTTGATGGTAAAATTTATATATGTGTTGTCGCATAGTATATTAAAAAAGTTTGGTGGGGTGGTGTGGAACTGCTAATCCCGTTGGGCATAGCCCAACTCGGGTTCAAATCCCGACCCCCGCGTCATCTATTTTAGGTTTTTATTTATTTTTATTATTTTTTAATTTTTATTATTTTAGGTATTAAGTTTTGAAGGGATTTATTTTGCTATTTTTATAGATGAGCTAAAATCTTTGCACTTCTATCTTCATTGCAAACCAAAAACTTTTTTTATTAAAAAGGGATATTAATTATCTACAATAAAATTAACATTATGGTGAGTTCATCATGGAGATGCCAAAGGACTATAATATAGAAGTCGAAAAACAGATACAGAAAAAATGGGAAGAAAGTAAAATCTATAAGTTTGATGAAGAGAGTAATAAACCACCTTATATTATAGATACCCCACCACCATATCCAACTGGGAGATTACACTTAGGACATGCGTTAAATTGGACTTATATAGATATAATAGCAAGATACAAGAGAATGAAGGGTTTTAACGTTTTATTTCCACAGGGCTGGGATTGTCATGGATTGCCAACAGAGGTTAAAGTTGAAGAGATACACGGCATAACAAAATCAGATGT
This region includes:
- a CDS encoding DUF2080 family transposase-associated protein translates to MVRVKKKAWRKPRDVVIGFVAVCKANGNTVIPKPTLPPDYVGKKVIIIPIEDEDEEFDVVDDN
- a CDS encoding DUF2540 domain-containing protein encodes the protein MRRATFYLCRNIDGRKLRYLLHRLENVENIDIETLRRAIEAEKKYKRAITLTEEEEAIIQKLGKSANLLLNCELVKLDEGERA
- a CDS encoding tyrosine-type recombinase/integrase, yielding MREKELKNLLLLKPKREEIKETDDIKKWLDKFKEERLFDGRKESTIKNDLTRLKVFLDFCYNRLGKSPDEMETSDFVKFFNYLEKERKLSKNTQKRYYDLLKVFYKLMRLKNFNEFAEESKERKRFACIEIRHYDAVDAEILNEILRKIVESNSRTRMRDALIVRLLWDTGARVSEILNLRYKDVDFNEGIIRITNTKNREERKVVCASETLELLRHYCQFNIRQGPEDYLFQNNRGGRVRKDWISEVFRKAVDELKKEGKIPPNKRIVIHSLRHGRAVDLLEKGLPLDVVKEYLGHRSLEVTLFYSHSKERTEKLLKIIRKL